CCCATTGCGTCGGATCGACCCTTCCCCGGCAGGAGGGATGGCCGTGCGCGGCGACGACCGGCAGGACCACGACCCCAGCGCGACGGCGGTGCGGCCGGCTGCCCCCGCACCCCTGGACGGCCCGCCCCTGCGGGTGGCGGTCATCGGGGACTCCGGGGCCATCCCGCCCAGCCTGCGGGACGCCGCGCGGGCGGTGGGTGCCGCCCTGGCCCGGCAGGGCGCCGTCGTGCTCACCGGGGGCCGCGACGGCGTCATGGCCGCGGTCTGCCAGGGCGCGTGGGAGGCCGGCGGGCTCACCGTGGGCATCCTGCCCGGGGACGACCCCCGCGAGGGCAACGCCTGGCTTCACGTGCCGCTGACCACGGGCCTCGGGATGGAATGGCGCAGCATGGTGCTGATCCACGCCGCCGACAGCGTGGTCATGATGGGCGGCGGCAACGGGACCCTGGCGGAGCTGTCGGCGGCCTACCTCAACGGGCGGCCGGTGGTGATCCTGGCCGGCAGCGGCGGCTGGTCCGATCGGATCCGCCAGGTCCTGGTGGAGGGGCGGTACCTGGACGGGCGACGCACCGTGGCCGTCGAGTTCGCCACCACCCCCGAGCAGGCGGCCGGCCGGGCGCTGGCCCTGGCCCGCCAGTTTCGCCAGCGCCACTTCCCGGGGCCGGCCCGCTGGCGGGGGCTCGGCGAGGCGGGCGGCGGCGCCGGCGATGTGGTGACGCCGGCCTGACGGCGGCGCCTCGGCGGCGCCGCCGAGGCGGCGGAGGACGGGGCCGTCCCGGCGTGCCGGAGGGCACCGTCCCGCAGCTGCGACGCAGCCGCCGGCTCGTCCCGGTGGGGGTCCCGGTGGGGGACGCTCAACGCCGCCGGAACTCGAAGCTCCGCCGCATCGGGTTGTAGATCGGACGCAGGTGGGCGTACAGGCCGGGGAGCGGCTGCGGCTCGGACATCGGCAGGATGGCCCCGGCCTGCAGCAAGCGGCCGAGTTCCTCCATCCCGATGCGGCGGAGCTCCGGTCCGCCCTCCCAGAGGAAGCAGTTGCGGTCCCGGTCCTCGACGATGGTCATGTCGTTGCGGTGGAGGAACCGGTAGACCGCATAGTACTGGGCGCGGAAGAAGGACTCGTCGTCCCGCAGGGACGACGGCTCCAGGGTGCTGCCCCAGCCGAACAGGCGGTGCAGGATGGTGTCGAACATCGAGCGCACCTCCCCGGCCGCGCGTGGCGGCCCCCCAGGGCCGCACCTGGCGAGGGGTTCGTCCCCTGGAGGCGCTCTCCTGCTGCGCCACCCCGCCGCGACGGCATCCCCGGGGTGACCGTGGGGGGACGGGCGGCCGGGGTCGGCGGCCCGCCAGGCGAGGCCAAGGGCGAGGTGACGGAGGCTGGCACCGCGACGCGAGGAGGTCTGCGTCGGGATGGGTCGAGGAGGGAGCTGCCACCCGATGGCGACCCGGCACTTCACGGTGGTCGACACGCCTGTCGGCCCGGTGCGCATCACCTGGACCCCGCGGGGCGTCTGCGGGCTCGAGCGGCTGGACGGGGAGTCCCCGTCGATCTGCACCCGACCGGGGCGACGGGCCCCGAGCTCCCCCGGACCGGACGCGGACGGGGCGGAGGCGCCACGCCGCGACGATACGCGGCGGGCGGAGTTCCAGGCGCTGCTGGACGCATGGTTCGCCGGCGCCGACGTCGAGGTTCCCGTCGACCTGGAGGCCGCCGGCCTCAGCCCCTTCGCCCGGGCGGTGCTGGACCAGGTCCGCCGCATCCCGCGCGGTCAGGTGCGCACCTACGCCGCCATCGCCCGGGCCCTCGGGCGACCGGGGGCCGCCCGCGCCGTGGGCAACGCCGTGGCGGCCAACCCCGTCGCCCTCCTGATCCCCTGCCACCGGGTGGTTCGTGCCGACGGCCGCCTCGGCCAGTACTCCGGTGGCGGTCCGGCGATCAAGGAGCGGCTCCTGCGCCTCGAAGGGGCCTGGCCGCCCCGTCCCTCCCCGGGGGCGCCGGGGAGGGACGGGGCGGCGTGAGGGGTCCCGCGGCCGGGCGTCCCCGGACCGGCGGGGGGCCGCCCGCCGGCAGCCAGGCGCCCACCGCAGGCCGCCGCGGGAGCGGGCGGCGCCTGGGCGTCCGCGGGGCAGCCCGGCGCCCGGGGACGGCCGTCGCCGCCCTGGGCCTGGCGACCGTGGCGTCGACGTCGCTGCCGGGCGGGGCGCCATCGCCCGCGGCGGCCGGCGCCGGGTCGCCGGCCGCCGACCCGACCCTTGCACCGCCGGTCGCGTTCCTGGCAGGCGTCGCGATGCTGGTTCTGGGCTGGGCCCTGTTGGTGGAACCGGTCTGGCTGCGACGCCGGGCGTTTCGGCTGCCGCTGGCGGGCGGGCCGCCGCGGCCGCTGCCCGCGGCGCGCGGAGGCCGCCCCGTCCGCCGCGGCCTCCGGCTGGTCCACCTGACGGACCTGCACGCGCCCCTCTATCGCGTCGACGAGGGAGCGCTGCTCGACCAGGTCGCCGCCTGGGATCCCGATGCCGTGGTCGTCACCGGCGACCTCGCCGAGGGCCCCCACCTCCCGGCCCGGCGCGGCGTCGACCTCCTGGCCACCCTCGCCCGGCGCTGGCCGGTGTACCTGGTGCCCGGCAACCACGACCACCTTCACGGCTGGCCCGCGCTGCGACGCGAGCTGGAGGCGGCGGGCATCCGGGTGCTGGTCAACCGCGGGGTTGTGCTCCGCAGCGGTGCCGTCGCCGTCTTCCTCGCCGGGGTCGACGACCCCCACACGGGCCGGGATCGGCTGGACCGGGCCCTGGCCGGCGCGCCCCGTGACCTGCCGGCCGTGGTGCTGGCCCACGCCCCTGCCGCCCGGCTCCGCCAAGAGGCGGCGGCCCGCCGCGTCCGCCTGGTGCTGGCGGGACACACCCATGGGGGGCAGGTCCGGCTGCCCGTCGTCGGTGCCCTGTGGATCCCCGGCCAGGGTTGGCTGCCTCGCTACGACCGCGGCTGGTTCGACATCGGGGGCACGTGGTGGTACATCGCCACCGGCCTCGGGACGCCGAAGCCGTGGGTGCGCCTGCTGTGCCGCCCCGAGGTGGTGCTGGTCGAACTCGACTAACGTCAGGCCGCCCGCCAGGCCGCATCGAAGAAGGCGAACTCGAGCTCCATGGCCGTCCGATACAGCGCGGCCACGTCCTCGACGCCGGGGTGCCAGCGGTCCAGCAGGGCCTCCAGCCGCCGGGCCAGCCCTTCGAAGGCGGGGCTCCCGTAGGTGGTCACCCACTCGCGATACGGGTTGTCGGGTGTCACCCGATCGGCCAGCGAGCGCCCCAGGTAGGCGTACAGGCGCATGCACGGGGTCATGGCCGCGGCGATGGCCCCCAGCGGCCGCGACCACGCCACGTCCAGGACGAAGCCGGTGTACGCCCGCGTGGCCAGGGCCGGGGCCGGCCGCAGGTCGACCCCCCATCGCGCGGCGTAACCCTGGTGCAGGCGGAGCTCGTCCAGCACCCCCTCCAGGAGGTCGCGAAGGGCCGTCATGGTCTCCAGGTCGGGCGCCTTGGCCAGGGCGAGGGCGTAGGCGCGGGCGAAGGCCTCGAGGAAGTTGGCGTCCTGCCCGACGTACCAGGCGAAGCGGTCCCGGGGTAGGTCGCCCCGTCCCAGGCCCTGGACGAAGGGGTGCTCGAGGCACCGTCGCGCCACGTCCAGGTTCTGCCGCCAGAGCTGCGCGGCCAACCCCGTCCCGCCGCCGTCCCCCGACGCCGGGGGATGGGCCGTCCCCGGATGCATCGCGGATCCCTCCCGTCGCCTTCCTCGGCGGAGTTGCCTGCCTGCGGGCTCCACGGCCGCCCGACCTCCCCCCGGACCGGCTGCCGGTCCGACCGCCGGACCGGTCCCGCGACACTAGCGCAAACGCGCCGATGCGAGCAGGGCGACGGCGGCCAGGCCCAGCAGCAGCCCGGCATACCCTGCTTCCCGCCAGCCGGCCGTCAGCCTCCGATAGAACGTGCGCCTTCGGCTCCCGTCGAAGCCGCGGGCCTGGAGCGCCACAGCCACCGCCTCCGCCGCCCGCACCGCATGGACCAGGAGCGCCAGGCTGTACCGGTAGGCAGCCTCCAGCCGACCCCGCAGCCCCCGGCCGGCGAGCCCGCGGACGCGGTAAGCCTTACGCACCCGGGCCAGTTCGTCCTGGAAGAGGGGGACGAAGCGCAGGGCGGCCAGGAGCCCGTAGGCCCAGCGAGGGCTGAGCCCGCCCTGCTGCACGAGGCCGAGCACCAAATCCGCCAGGCCGGTGGTCCGGACGTACAACACCCCCAGCGCTCCGACCCCCAGCAGGCGGAGTCCCACCACCAGCCCGTGGTGCAGCCCCTCGGCCGTGAAACGGTACCACAGCACCTGGGCCACCACGCGCTGGCCCTCCCCGAAGGCGCCCAGCGTCCACACGCGCGTGGCGGCGACCACCGCGAAGGGCGCCATGGCGACCAGCCACTGGCGGACCCCGATGCCCCCGCCCAAAAGTCCGAGGACCACGGGGACCGCCAGCAGGGCGGCCAGCGTCGCCGGGTCGTCGGTGGCCAGCACCACCCCCGCCAGGACCAGGTGGGCGCCCAGCTTCCACACCGGGTGGACCCGGCCGACCCAGGGGGTGCGGTCCTCCCGCCGGGTGGGCGCGGGTGCAGGGCTTCCGCGGGCGATGCCCTGGGGCCCTGCCGACCCGACCGCGGACCTCCCCTCCGCCCCGCCGTCCGCTCCCGCGGGCGCCGCCGGCCTCGCTGGCCCCTCCGACGGCGCAGGCCGCAGCGGGGGCGCGCCGGCGACCGCGATGCCGTCCGCCGCCGGATTCGCCGCCGAAGCCGGCAGGGCGCGTCCCTGGGGGGCGGCCGCCCCCAAGCCGACGGCCGCCAGGCGGGCCGGGTCGTCCAGCAGGGGCTCGGGCGGCCCGTCGTAGAGGAGACGGCCGTTGCCGAAGACCAGCAGCCGCGTCGCCACCGCCCCCGCCAGCTCCAGGTCGTGGGTGGCCATGACCAGCGTCGTTCCCTGCCGGTGGAGCCGCACCAGTTCCTCCACCAGGGCCGCCGCCGTCCGGGCATCCTGGCCGAAGGTGGGCTCGTCCAGGAAGAGGACGGGTCGCGGCACCACCAGCATGCTGGCCACGCTGAGCCGCCGCTTCTGCCCCTGGGAGAGGGTATAGGGGTGTGCCCGGGCCAGGTCCGCCAACCCGAACCGCGCCAGCAGCGCCTCCACCCGGTTGCGCAGCTCCGCCTCGGGCAGGCCCGCCAGCCGGCCGGCCAGGGCCACCTCCTCGTAGACCGACTCGGTGACGAACTGGTGCTCGGGGTTCTGGAAGACGAACCCCACCCGCGCGGCCTCGCCGCGGCCACCCGTGAGCTCTGGCGCGTGGACCACCCGTCCCCTGGCGGGCGGATGGAGCCCCGCCGCCACCTGGAGGAAGGTGGACTTGCCCGCCCCGTTGGCCCCCAGCACGACCACCCACTCCCCGGCGGCGATGGTGAGACTGACGTCCTGCCAGACCACCCGACGGCCGTGGGCGGCAGCCGCGGCCTCGAAGCGAACCAGGGAAGCGCCCCGCCCCGGCACCCACGCCGCGCCCGCCGCCCCCGCTTCCCCCTCAGCCACCGTCTCCGTGCCCTGGTCCGCCGCCGCCCGGGGCCGCTCCTCGGGCCGCCGCACCCCGCTCCCCGCGGGGGGCGCCGCCGTCCCCGTCCCCCGGGCGGTGGACCGGTCCGCCGACGGCGGGGGGACCCGGGCGCCGTCGCCCCCGGCCGGCGGCGCCTCGCGCCAGCCCGTGGCCCCCGCGACCACCGGCCGCCAGAAGGGCCCCCAGCTGCGCGGCCGCCAGATGCCGTAGGCCTCGATCTCCGCCCGATGTCGCCGGAAGACCACCGCGGGCTCGCCGTCGGCCAGCAGTCGTCCGCCCGGGGCCAGGAGGACGACGCGGTCGACCCAGTCCACCACGCCGTCCAGGTTGTGCTCGATCACGAGGACCGTGTGCCGGCGCGGGAGCCGCTGCAGGGTCTCCAGCACCAGGGCCCGGCCCGCAGGGTCCAGCTGCGCGGTGGGCTCGTCCAGCACGAGGAGGTCCGGCTCCAGGACCAGCACCGCCGCCAGGGCCAACCGCTGCTTCTGGCCCCCGGAGAGGGCCTGGATGGGGTGACCGAAGGGAAGGTCCAGCCCCGCCGCCGCGAGGGCCTGCGCCACCCGCGCCGGCATCTCGGCGGGCGGCACGCAGCGGTTCTCGAGGCCGAAGGCGACCTCTTCATCCACGGTGAACATGCAGAACTGGGCCTCGGGGTCCTGGAACAGCACGCCCGCCCGCCGCGCCGGGTGCAGCTCGCCCGTGACCCGGGCCTCGATCACCGACAGGATGAGGCCGCCCAGCGCCAGGGCCAGGGTGCTCTTCCCCGAGCCGCTGGGCCCCAGCAGCAACACGCGCTGCCCCGCCGGGATGGCCAGCGTCACGTCCCGCAGGGCCGGCTCCCGTCGATCGGGGTAGCGGACGCTCAGCCCACGGCAGGACGCCGCCGGGGCCACCCCCGCCGGGTCGACCCCTGCCGCGCCCTCCCCGCCTACCCGGCCGGCGGGCTGCCGGCCGGCGGACGAGGACGGCTCCACCGCGGCCGTGGCGCAGGATGGGCCGACCCCGCCTGCGGTCGAGCGCGCCGTATCGTCCCACGGCATCGGCTGGCACCTCGCCTCATCCGGCCACGCCGGGGCCCTGATCCTGCCGGCCGCGCACCACCGCATAGGCATTGAGGGCCCCGGTCCGCACCAAGCCGTCGACCAGCACCTTGCCCAGCAGGCCGGCGACCACGGCGCCGCTCAGGAGCCGCACCGCCGCAGCGGCCACCAGGGTTCCGGCGCGCATCCCGGTGAAGTAGCCCGTCAGGGCGTCGAGGGGCAGGCTGCCCACCGCCGCCAGGGCGCCGGCCAGCGCCAGGGCGGGCAGGTCGAACCGGCGATAGCGGAACGCGGCCAGGGCCACCTCCGCGCCGAGTCCCTGCAACCCGCCGTAGAGCAGCACCCACAGCACGTCGGGGCTGCCCAGCGCCAGTTCCCCGGCCGCGGCCAGGAGCTCCGCCCAGAAGGCGACGCCGGGCTTCTGGATGATGTAGGCCGCCACCGTGCTGGCGATGAACCAGACGCCGTAGGTGAGCTCCGCCACCACCGGATGGACCGCCCGGGCCACGTCCCACAGCGCCCAGGCGTTGATGTACAGGACGGAACAGGCCGCGGCCACGAAGGCCAACATGACGATCTCGCGGAACTGCAATCGGCGGGACGAACCGGCCATGCGCAACGCCCCCTTCGCCGTAGCGGGGCGGGACCGGGGGCTCGCGGGACGGCCGGCGGCAGGGCGGCAAGGCGCCGTGGGTCGCCGGAGGACGCCGAGGAACGAAAAACCACCTCCGGCAGGAGGTGGTGCTCGTCATGCCGTCCAGGCGGCCATGCGGTACCTTCCTCACGCCGGTATTACCCGGATCGAGTCCGAAGGGTAGCGCCCCTGCAGCCTGCGGCTGCCGCGCTTCTCAGCCCGTAGCGGGCACCCCCGGTACCGACATCCCGTTGGATTGTCACCTCGATGATAGGCCGCGCGGTCCAAAGCCGTCAACGCCGGGCGACCCACACGTGTTGAGCTAGGGCCCACCGGGCGGTCCCGCTGCCGGCGGGTGGCCCCGCGCCACGCCCGCGCCGCCGGCCCCGCCCGCGGCCGCCCCCCGCAGCCCGCGTTCTGGCCGAGGGGTTCGCGCCACGCGATGTGCACCCCAGCAGCCCCGCCCGCGGCCGCCGCCACCCCTCAACCCCCTGGTGCCGCTGGTTCCCACCGCACCCGACGCACCCCACGCGACGCCCCCCCGGCCGGGGACCGCAAGGGCCCGGCGTCGACGCACCACCGGCAGGCCTCAGACCGCGGTCATCCCGCCATCGACGGCCAGCACCTGCCCGGTGATGTACGACCCCGCTTCGGAGGCGAAGAGCAGCGCCGCTCCCTGCAGGTCCCGCTCGCCACCCAGGCGCCGGAGGGGCACGGACTGCTCGATCACCGACCCGTACTGGGCCAGGATGCCCCGGGTCATCTTCGTCGGGAAGAACCCCGGGGCGATGCAGTTCACCGTGATCCCGTGCTCCGCCAGCTTGGCCGCCAGGTCGCGGGTGAAGTTGATGACGCCGGCCTTCGCCGTGTTGTAGGGCAGGGTCTGCATCACCCGGGGATCGCTGCCCCGCAGCCCCGCGATGGAGGCGACGTTGATGATCCGGCCGCCGCGGCCCTGCTGGATCATCACCCGCGCGGCCTCCCGGCTCATGTAGAAGGTGCCGTGCAGGTTGGTGCGGATCACCTTGTCCCAGGCCTCCAGGGGGATGTCGAAGAGGGGGGCGCCCCAGGTGGCGCCGGCGTTGTTGACCAGGATGTCCAGGCCGCCGAAGGCGTCCACCACCCGGCGGACCGCCGCGACCACCTGCTCGTAGTCCGTGACGTCGCAGCGCACGGCCAGGCAGCGGATGCCCTGGCCGCGGAGCCGCTCCTCCGCCTCGCGCAGCCCCTCTTCCTTGCGGGCGGTGATGGCGACGGCGGCGCCCGCCTCCCCCAGCCCCTGGGCGATCTGCAGGCCCAGGCCGCGGCTCCCCCCCGTCACCAGCGCCACCTTGCCGTCGAGGCGGAAACGGTCGAGCACGCCCATGGGTGGACCTCCCCGTTGCGAGCGCCGGCCCGGCCCCGTCGACCGCGGGCCGGCTCGCTGGCAGCCGGTCCGCGTCCGGCGGCCGGCCCGCAGCGGCACCTCACACCGCGATGGCCCCAGCCCGGAAGTCCGAGGTCCCCATCTTCACGTTGACCAGGGCCGGCTTGCCCGCGACCAGGGCCCGTTCCAGGGCCGGGCGGACGTCGTCCGGCCGCTCGACCCACTCGCCGTGGCCGCCGAGGGCGGCGACCACCTGGTCGTACCGGGCGTGGCTCAGGGCGGTGGCGACGGCCCGGTCGGCGCCGAAGAGCTGGACCTGCAGGCGACGGATCTGGGTCCACGCCGCGTCGTTGCCCACCACGGCCACGAAGGGAAGACCTTGGCGGACGGCGGCCTCGTACTCCAGCAGGTCCAGGCCTGCCGCGCCGTCCCCCAGCAGCACCACCACCGGCTCGTCGGGCCGCAGGACCCGGGCCGCCAGGACGAAGCCCATCCCCACCCCGAGCGTGCCCAGCGGGCCGGGGTCCAGCCAGCCGGCGGGGTATCGCCGCGGCCGCACCACCTTGGCCGCCGTGCCGACGAAGTCGCCGCCGTCTCCGATCACCGTGGCCCCCGGCGGCAGGGCGGCGTCGATCTCGGCGCACAGCCGCAGGGGGTCGACCGGGACCGCGTCGCTGGTCAACCCGGGCCGCATCCGGGCGGCCCGCCGCTCCTCCGCCTCGCGCAGGCGCTCCAGCCACCGCCGGCGTTCGGCCGGTTCGTCCGGATCGAGGCCGGCTTCCAGCAGCTGATCCAACACCGTGCCCGCATCGCCCACCAGGCCGACCTCCACGTCCCGATTGCGGCCGAGCTCGCCGGGATCGAGGTCGATCTGGATCAACCGGGCCTCGTCGTGGATCGCCCTGCCGTAGTCGACACGGAAGTCCAGGGGCGTCCCCGCCACCAGGACCACATCGGCGTCGGCCAGGGCCTCCTTGCGGCAGAGCTGGAAGAACCCCGCATCCCCCGGTCCCAGCACGCCGCGGGCCATCCCGTTGGTGAACACCGGGACCTGACCCGACTCCGCGAACCGCGCCACCGCCCGGGGATCGGGGGACCAGTGGACCTGGCTGCCCACCAGGGCCACCGGTCGCCGGGCACGACGCAGCAGGGCCGCCGCCCGCTCCACCTCCCCGGCGTCGGCCGGCAGGCGCGGGCGGTCGGGGACCGGAGCGGGGAAGCGCACGGCCTCCAGGTCCACCTGGGCGAAGATCACGTCCAGCGGGATCTCCACGTACACCGGGCCGGGGACGCCGTGGAGGCTGCGCCGGAACGCCAGGTTGAGGACCTCCGGCAGCCGCTTCGGATCCTGGACCTGCACCGCCCACTTGGTGATGGGCCGCACCACCCCCAGGTGGTCCATCTCCTGGAGGCTGCCGCGGCCCGCGTGCTCGAGGGGCCCCTGGCCCCCGAGGATCACCACCGGCGACTGGGCGCGGTGGGCGTTGGCGATGGCGGTGACGGCGTTCATCACCCCGGGACCGGCGGTGACGGCGGCGACGCCGGGCCGGCGCGTGATGCGGGCGTAGGCGTCGGCAGCGTAGACCGCCGCCTGCTCGTGGCGGACGTCGACCACCCGGATGCCTTCGTCCAGGCAGCCGTCGTAGATGGGCATGATGTGGCCACCGCAGAGGGTGAACAGGGCCCGGACGCCCTCCCGGGCCAGGGCCCGGGCGACGACGCGCCCGGCATGCACGTGGGCCACGGCCATCCCCCCGACATCGTGGTCCGATGCCG
The sequence above is drawn from the Thermaerobacter sp. FW80 genome and encodes:
- a CDS encoding TIGR00725 family protein gives rise to the protein MRGDDRQDHDPSATAVRPAAPAPLDGPPLRVAVIGDSGAIPPSLRDAARAVGAALARQGAVVLTGGRDGVMAAVCQGAWEAGGLTVGILPGDDPREGNAWLHVPLTTGLGMEWRSMVLIHAADSVVMMGGGNGTLAELSAAYLNGRPVVILAGSGGWSDRIRQVLVEGRYLDGRRTVAVEFATTPEQAAGRALALARQFRQRHFPGPARWRGLGEAGGGAGDVVTPA
- a CDS encoding methylated-DNA--[protein]-cysteine S-methyltransferase — translated: MGRGGSCHPMATRHFTVVDTPVGPVRITWTPRGVCGLERLDGESPSICTRPGRRAPSSPGPDADGAEAPRRDDTRRAEFQALLDAWFAGADVEVPVDLEAAGLSPFARAVLDQVRRIPRGQVRTYAAIARALGRPGAARAVGNAVAANPVALLIPCHRVVRADGRLGQYSGGGPAIKERLLRLEGAWPPRPSPGAPGRDGAA
- a CDS encoding metallophosphoesterase produces the protein MRGPAAGRPRTGGGPPAGSQAPTAGRRGSGRRLGVRGAARRPGTAVAALGLATVASTSLPGGAPSPAAAGAGSPAADPTLAPPVAFLAGVAMLVLGWALLVEPVWLRRRAFRLPLAGGPPRPLPAARGGRPVRRGLRLVHLTDLHAPLYRVDEGALLDQVAAWDPDAVVVTGDLAEGPHLPARRGVDLLATLARRWPVYLVPGNHDHLHGWPALRRELEAAGIRVLVNRGVVLRSGAVAVFLAGVDDPHTGRDRLDRALAGAPRDLPAVVLAHAPAARLRQEAAARRVRLVLAGHTHGGQVRLPVVGALWIPGQGWLPRYDRGWFDIGGTWWYIATGLGTPKPWVRLLCRPEVVLVELD
- a CDS encoding TenA family protein, which gives rise to MHPGTAHPPASGDGGGTGLAAQLWRQNLDVARRCLEHPFVQGLGRGDLPRDRFAWYVGQDANFLEAFARAYALALAKAPDLETMTALRDLLEGVLDELRLHQGYAARWGVDLRPAPALATRAYTGFVLDVAWSRPLGAIAAAMTPCMRLYAYLGRSLADRVTPDNPYREWVTTYGSPAFEGLARRLEALLDRWHPGVEDVAALYRTAMELEFAFFDAAWRAA
- a CDS encoding ATP-binding cassette domain-containing protein — protein: MPWDDTARSTAGGVGPSCATAAVEPSSSAGRQPAGRVGGEGAAGVDPAGVAPAASCRGLSVRYPDRREPALRDVTLAIPAGQRVLLLGPSGSGKSTLALALGGLILSVIEARVTGELHPARRAGVLFQDPEAQFCMFTVDEEVAFGLENRCVPPAEMPARVAQALAAAGLDLPFGHPIQALSGGQKQRLALAAVLVLEPDLLVLDEPTAQLDPAGRALVLETLQRLPRRHTVLVIEHNLDGVVDWVDRVVLLAPGGRLLADGEPAVVFRRHRAEIEAYGIWRPRSWGPFWRPVVAGATGWREAPPAGGDGARVPPPSADRSTARGTGTAAPPAGSGVRRPEERPRAAADQGTETVAEGEAGAAGAAWVPGRGASLVRFEAAAAAHGRRVVWQDVSLTIAAGEWVVVLGANGAGKSTFLQVAAGLHPPARGRVVHAPELTGGRGEAARVGFVFQNPEHQFVTESVYEEVALAGRLAGLPEAELRNRVEALLARFGLADLARAHPYTLSQGQKRRLSVASMLVVPRPVLFLDEPTFGQDARTAAALVEELVRLHRQGTTLVMATHDLELAGAVATRLLVFGNGRLLYDGPPEPLLDDPARLAAVGLGAAAPQGRALPASAANPAADGIAVAGAPPLRPAPSEGPARPAAPAGADGGAEGRSAVGSAGPQGIARGSPAPAPTRREDRTPWVGRVHPVWKLGAHLVLAGVVLATDDPATLAALLAVPVVLGLLGGGIGVRQWLVAMAPFAVVAATRVWTLGAFGEGQRVVAQVLWYRFTAEGLHHGLVVGLRLLGVGALGVLYVRTTGLADLVLGLVQQGGLSPRWAYGLLAALRFVPLFQDELARVRKAYRVRGLAGRGLRGRLEAAYRYSLALLVHAVRAAEAVAVALQARGFDGSRRRTFYRRLTAGWREAGYAGLLLGLAAVALLASARLR
- a CDS encoding ECF transporter S component; its protein translation is MAGSSRRLQFREIVMLAFVAAACSVLYINAWALWDVARAVHPVVAELTYGVWFIASTVAAYIIQKPGVAFWAELLAAAGELALGSPDVLWVLLYGGLQGLGAEVALAAFRYRRFDLPALALAGALAAVGSLPLDALTGYFTGMRAGTLVAAAAVRLLSGAVVAGLLGKVLVDGLVRTGALNAYAVVRGRQDQGPGVAG
- a CDS encoding SDR family oxidoreductase, whose protein sequence is MGVLDRFRLDGKVALVTGGSRGLGLQIAQGLGEAGAAVAITARKEEGLREAEERLRGQGIRCLAVRCDVTDYEQVVAAVRRVVDAFGGLDILVNNAGATWGAPLFDIPLEAWDKVIRTNLHGTFYMSREAARVMIQQGRGGRIINVASIAGLRGSDPRVMQTLPYNTAKAGVINFTRDLAAKLAEHGITVNCIAPGFFPTKMTRGILAQYGSVIEQSVPLRRLGGERDLQGAALLFASEAGSYITGQVLAVDGGMTAV
- a CDS encoding thiamine pyrophosphate-binding protein is translated as MAVAHVHAGRVVARALAREGVRALFTLCGGHIMPIYDGCLDEGIRVVDVRHEQAAVYAADAYARITRRPGVAAVTAGPGVMNAVTAIANAHRAQSPVVILGGQGPLEHAGRGSLQEMDHLGVVRPITKWAVQVQDPKRLPEVLNLAFRRSLHGVPGPVYVEIPLDVIFAQVDLEAVRFPAPVPDRPRLPADAGEVERAAALLRRARRPVALVGSQVHWSPDPRAVARFAESGQVPVFTNGMARGVLGPGDAGFFQLCRKEALADADVVLVAGTPLDFRVDYGRAIHDEARLIQIDLDPGELGRNRDVEVGLVGDAGTVLDQLLEAGLDPDEPAERRRWLERLREAEERRAARMRPGLTSDAVPVDPLRLCAEIDAALPPGATVIGDGGDFVGTAAKVVRPRRYPAGWLDPGPLGTLGVGMGFVLAARVLRPDEPVVVLLGDGAAGLDLLEYEAAVRQGLPFVAVVGNDAAWTQIRRLQVQLFGADRAVATALSHARYDQVVAALGGHGEWVERPDDVRPALERALVAGKPALVNVKMGTSDFRAGAIAV